A single genomic interval of Nitrosomonadales bacterium harbors:
- the gyrA gene encoding DNA gyrase subunit A: MEQFAKETLPVSLEEEMRKSYLDYAMSVIVGRALPDVRDGLKPVHRRVLYAMHELSNDWNRAYKKSARIVGDVIGKYHPHGDTAVYDTIVRMAQDFSLRYMLVDGQGNFGSVDGDNAAAMRYTEIRMARIAHELLADLDKETVDFGPNYDGSEHEPLVFPARFPNLLVNGSSGIAVGMATNIPPHNMGEVIGACLALLKNPDMDIEQLIELVPAPDFPTAGFIYGLSGVKEGYRTGRGRVVMRARTHFEDIGKGERQAIIIDELPYQVNKANLLMKIGELVREKKLEGISEIRDESDKSGMRAVIELKRGENADVILNKLYKDTQMQDSFGINMVAIVDGQPKLLNLKQVIDAFLRHRREVVTRRTIFELRKARERGHILEGLAVALSNVDEIIALIKAAPTPADAKRELMARDWRSSLVEDMLSRVSDASRPEGLLPEFGLVKGKGYFLSDAQAQAILELRLQRLTGLEQDKIVGEYREVMDRIADLLDILAKPERVTLIIGEELSAVKAQFGDKRRSEIITHTQEMSMEDLIAPEDVVVTLSHGGYMKAQKLDEYRAQKRGGRGKQAASTKEDDFVDNLFIANTHDYILCFSNRGRCYWLKVYEVPQGSRISRGKPIVNLLPLEDGEKINAILPVSEFVEDRYVFFATTNGTVKKTTLAQFANPRKAGIIAIALDEGDFLIGVALTDGTHDVMLFSDGGKAVRFDENDVRAMGRDTRGVRGMKLAAKQQVISLLVAGNEEQSVLTATENGYGKRTSITEYTRHGRGTQGMIAIQTSARNGKVVAATLVDKEDEIMLIGTNGVLIRTRVKEIREMGRATQGVTLMNVEKGEKLAGLSRIAEPEEEES, translated from the coding sequence ATGGAACAATTCGCAAAAGAAACCCTGCCAGTCAGTCTTGAAGAGGAGATGCGCAAGTCCTACCTGGACTATGCGATGAGCGTCATTGTCGGACGTGCTTTGCCGGATGTGCGCGATGGCCTGAAGCCGGTGCATCGCCGCGTGCTGTATGCGATGCACGAACTGTCCAACGACTGGAATCGTGCTTATAAGAAATCGGCACGTATCGTCGGCGACGTGATCGGTAAGTACCACCCGCACGGTGATACCGCCGTGTATGACACCATCGTGCGCATGGCGCAGGATTTCTCGCTGCGTTACATGCTGGTGGACGGGCAGGGCAACTTCGGTTCGGTGGACGGCGACAACGCGGCGGCGATGCGGTACACCGAGATCCGCATGGCCAGGATCGCCCATGAGCTGCTCGCCGACCTGGACAAGGAAACGGTGGATTTCGGGCCGAACTACGACGGTTCCGAACATGAGCCGCTGGTGTTCCCGGCGCGCTTCCCCAACCTGCTGGTGAACGGTTCTTCCGGTATCGCGGTGGGCATGGCGACCAACATCCCGCCGCATAACATGGGCGAGGTGATCGGCGCCTGCCTGGCGCTGCTGAAGAATCCGGATATGGACATCGAGCAATTGATCGAGCTGGTGCCGGCGCCCGATTTCCCGACAGCGGGCTTCATCTACGGACTGTCCGGCGTGAAGGAAGGCTACCGTACCGGTCGCGGTCGCGTGGTGATGCGCGCGCGCACCCATTTCGAGGATATCGGCAAGGGTGAGCGCCAGGCGATCATCATCGACGAGTTGCCCTACCAGGTGAACAAGGCCAACCTGCTGATGAAGATCGGCGAACTGGTGCGCGAAAAGAAACTGGAAGGCATCTCCGAGATCCGCGACGAATCGGACAAATCCGGTATGCGCGCGGTGATCGAGCTGAAGCGTGGCGAGAACGCCGACGTGATCCTGAACAAGTTGTACAAGGACACGCAGATGCAGGACAGCTTCGGCATCAACATGGTCGCCATCGTCGACGGCCAGCCCAAGCTGCTCAACCTCAAACAGGTGATCGACGCGTTCCTGCGCCATCGTCGCGAAGTCGTGACGCGCCGCACCATCTTCGAACTGCGCAAGGCGCGTGAACGCGGTCACATCCTGGAAGGCTTGGCGGTTGCCCTGTCCAACGTGGACGAGATCATCGCACTGATCAAGGCGGCGCCGACCCCGGCGGATGCCAAGCGTGAGCTGATGGCGCGTGACTGGCGCTCGTCGCTGGTCGAGGACATGCTGTCGCGCGTCAGCGACGCTTCCCGTCCGGAAGGGCTGCTGCCGGAGTTCGGCCTGGTGAAGGGCAAGGGTTATTTCCTGTCTGACGCGCAGGCGCAAGCCATCCTGGAGCTGCGTTTGCAGCGCCTGACCGGACTGGAGCAGGACAAGATCGTCGGCGAATACCGCGAAGTGATGGACAGGATCGCCGACCTGCTGGACATCCTGGCGAAGCCGGAGCGCGTGACCCTGATCATCGGCGAGGAGTTGTCCGCGGTGAAAGCGCAGTTCGGCGACAAGCGCCGCAGCGAGATCATCACGCATACCCAGGAAATGAGCATGGAAGACCTGATCGCGCCGGAAGACGTGGTGGTCACCCTGTCGCACGGCGGGTACATGAAGGCGCAGAAACTGGACGAATACCGCGCGCAGAAGCGCGGCGGGCGCGGCAAGCAGGCAGCCTCGACCAAGGAAGACGATTTCGTCGACAACCTGTTCATCGCCAATACGCACGACTACATCCTGTGTTTCTCCAACCGCGGCCGCTGCTACTGGCTCAAGGTATACGAGGTGCCGCAAGGCAGCCGCATCTCGCGCGGCAAACCCATCGTCAACCTGTTGCCGCTGGAAGACGGCGAGAAGATCAACGCGATATTGCCGGTCAGCGAGTTCGTCGAGGACCGGTATGTGTTCTTCGCCACCACCAACGGTACGGTGAAGAAGACCACGCTGGCGCAGTTTGCCAATCCGCGCAAGGCCGGCATCATCGCCATCGCGCTGGACGAGGGCGACTTCCTGATCGGCGTGGCGCTGACCGATGGCACGCATGACGTGATGCTGTTCTCCGACGGCGGCAAGGCGGTGCGTTTCGACGAGAACGATGTGCGCGCGATGGGTCGCGATACGCGCGGCGTGCGCGGCATGAAACTGGCTGCCAAGCAGCAGGTCATCTCGCTGCTGGTTGCCGGCAACGAGGAGCAGTCGGTGCTGACCGCGACCGAGAACGGCTACGGCAAGCGCACCTCGATCACCGAATACACCCGCCACGGGCGCGGCACGCAGGGCATGATCGCGATCCAGACCTCGGCGCGCAACGGCAAGGTGGTCGCCGCGACGCTGGTGGACAAGGAAGACGAGATCATGCTGATCGGCACCAACGGCGTGCTGATCCGCACTCGCGTCAAGGAGATCCGCGAGATGGGGCGCGCCACGCAGGGGGTCACCCTGATGAACGTCGAGAAGGGCGAGAAACTGGCGGGTCTGAGCCGCATCGCCGAGCCCGAAGAAGAGGAAAGCTAG
- the ubiG gene encoding bifunctional 2-polyprenyl-6-hydroxyphenol methylase/3-demethylubiquinol 3-O-methyltransferase UbiG, with amino-acid sequence MGAPHDQPVEPATATGTTTLNADPVELEKFSLLAHKWWDPNSEFRPLHDINPLRLDYIDRHAGLAGKTVLDVGCGGGILSEGMAGMGASVTGIDLAEKSLKVAKLHLLESGKQVDYRKIAVEDLAAEQPGHYDIVACMEMLEHVPDPRSVISACAKLVKPGGWVFLSTLNRNPKSYLFAVIGAEYLLNLLPRGTHDYAKFLKPSELAQACRNAGLNLENITGMSYDPFSKTYSLGRDTDINYMIACRHD; translated from the coding sequence ATGGGCGCTCCACACGATCAGCCGGTCGAACCGGCGACCGCCACCGGCACAACGACGCTGAATGCCGACCCTGTCGAACTGGAAAAGTTCTCCCTGCTGGCGCACAAGTGGTGGGACCCCAACAGTGAATTCCGGCCGCTGCACGACATCAATCCGTTGCGCCTGGACTACATCGACCGCCATGCGGGCCTGGCCGGGAAGACCGTGCTGGACGTCGGTTGCGGCGGCGGCATCCTGTCGGAAGGCATGGCGGGAATGGGCGCCAGCGTCACCGGCATCGACCTTGCCGAAAAATCCCTGAAAGTCGCCAAACTGCACTTGCTGGAAAGCGGCAAACAGGTCGATTACCGCAAGATCGCCGTGGAAGACCTGGCTGCCGAACAGCCGGGACACTATGACATCGTCGCCTGCATGGAGATGCTCGAACACGTGCCCGACCCGCGCAGCGTGATCTCGGCCTGCGCCAAACTGGTCAAGCCCGGCGGATGGGTGTTCCTGTCCACGCTCAACCGCAACCCGAAGTCCTACCTGTTTGCCGTGATCGGCGCGGAATACCTGCTGAACCTGCTGCCGCGCGGCACGCACGATTACGCCAAGTTCCTCAAGCCGTCCGAACTGGCACAAGCCTGCCGCAATGCCGGACTGAACCTGGAAAACATCACCGGCATGAGCTACGACCCGTTCAGCAAGACCTATTCGCTGGGACGCGATACCGACATCAATTACATGATCGCCTGCCGGCATGACTAA
- a CDS encoding OmpA family protein → MNRALHIASLACLLSMAHGALAHPTSIGYLYDAEGQLVRSGFGSCIRTGEWAPDNALAECDAAPSKKEPAVTTPATSTDTPAESLDVSLGADELFDSGKAELKPAAKARLIKLANDLKSIAYDSILITGHADRTGPQDLNRRLSEYRANAVHNFLVSEGITTEKMSSTGKGSSQPVTKPGECDKLKSVKLQACLAPDRRVEIRVSGARAK, encoded by the coding sequence ATGAACCGTGCATTGCACATCGCCTCGCTAGCCTGCCTGCTGTCCATGGCACACGGTGCGCTCGCCCACCCCACCAGCATAGGCTACCTCTACGATGCGGAAGGCCAGCTTGTACGCAGCGGCTTCGGCAGCTGCATCCGCACCGGGGAATGGGCTCCCGACAACGCTCTTGCGGAATGCGATGCCGCCCCCTCCAAAAAAGAACCGGCGGTCACCACACCGGCAACATCGACAGACACACCGGCCGAATCGCTCGATGTCAGCCTGGGCGCGGACGAGCTGTTCGATTCCGGCAAGGCCGAACTCAAGCCGGCCGCCAAGGCGCGGCTCATCAAACTGGCCAACGACCTGAAATCGATCGCATACGACAGCATACTCATCACCGGGCACGCCGACCGCACCGGCCCGCAGGATTTGAACCGGCGGCTTTCCGAATACCGCGCCAATGCCGTACATAATTTCCTGGTCAGCGAAGGGATCACCACCGAAAAAATGTCCAGCACAGGCAAGGGCAGCAGCCAGCCGGTCACCAAACCGGGCGAGTGCGACAAGCTGAAGAGCGTAAAACTGCAAGCCTGCCTCGCACCGGACCGCCGCGTGGAAATCCGCGTTTCGGGCGCGCGCGCGAAATAA
- the serC gene encoding 3-phosphoserine/phosphohydroxythreonine transaminase has product MTIYNFSAGPAVLPKEVLQQAQAELTDWHGSGMSVMEMSHRGKEYMGIHAQAEADLRELMAIPANYKVLFLQGGAHLQFSMIPFNLLRGKASADYVNTGEWSKKAIGEAKKFCNVNVVADNKDKNCTYVPDFKTWKLDKDAAYVHYTPNETIGGVEFNWVPNTGDVPLVADMSSNILSRPVEVWKYGLIYAGAQKNIGPAGLTLVIVREDLVGHADPRLPTMMDYKTHADNESMYNTPPTFAIYMAGLVFQWLKKNGGIGVMEQHNIAKANLLYAAIDASNGFYNCPVNQADRSRMNVPFTLKDAALDGDFLKQAGARGLLQLKGHRSVGGMRASIYNAMPLEGVQALVDFMNEFAKKHG; this is encoded by the coding sequence ATGACGATCTACAACTTCAGTGCGGGTCCGGCAGTGTTGCCGAAGGAAGTGTTGCAGCAGGCGCAGGCGGAACTGACCGACTGGCACGGCAGCGGCATGTCGGTGATGGAGATGTCGCACCGCGGCAAGGAATACATGGGTATCCATGCGCAGGCCGAGGCTGACCTGCGCGAACTGATGGCGATCCCGGCCAATTACAAGGTGCTGTTCCTGCAGGGCGGGGCGCATCTGCAGTTCTCGATGATCCCGTTCAACCTGTTGCGCGGCAAAGCGTCGGCGGACTATGTGAACACCGGCGAGTGGTCGAAGAAGGCCATCGGCGAGGCGAAGAAATTCTGCAACGTGAACGTGGTGGCTGACAACAAGGACAAGAACTGTACCTATGTGCCGGATTTCAAGACCTGGAAGCTGGATAAGGATGCGGCCTATGTCCACTACACGCCGAACGAAACCATCGGTGGCGTCGAGTTCAACTGGGTGCCGAATACGGGCGATGTGCCGCTGGTGGCGGACATGTCTTCCAACATCCTGTCGCGTCCGGTCGAGGTGTGGAAATACGGCCTGATCTACGCCGGCGCGCAGAAGAATATCGGCCCGGCCGGACTGACGCTGGTGATCGTGCGCGAAGATCTGGTGGGTCATGCCGACCCGCGCCTGCCGACCATGATGGATTACAAGACGCATGCCGACAACGAGTCCATGTACAACACGCCGCCGACCTTCGCAATCTACATGGCAGGTCTGGTGTTCCAGTGGCTGAAGAAGAACGGCGGAATCGGCGTGATGGAACAGCACAACATCGCCAAGGCGAACCTGCTGTATGCGGCCATCGATGCCAGCAACGGTTTCTACAACTGCCCGGTGAACCAGGCCGACCGTTCGCGCATGAACGTGCCGTTCACGCTGAAAGATGCGGCACTGGACGGAGATTTCCTGAAGCAGGCGGGCGCACGCGGACTGTTGCAGCTCAAGGGCCACCGTTCCGTCGGCGGCATGCGCGCTTCGATCTACAATGCGATGCCGCTGGAGGGTGTGCAGGCGCTGGTGGACTTCATGAACGAATTTGCGAAAAAACATGGCTAA
- a CDS encoding HAD-IA family hydrolase gives MIKAVLFDLDGTFADTAPDLAAALNHTRAVRGLSPLPLEILRPQASHGSRGLLKVGFGIDPDAPDYDTLREIFLDHYASHICVHTRLFDGIAQLVAELERRNIRWGIVTNKPHRYTIPLMQALGMSDRAACLVSGDTCAHAKPHPEPMLKACELTGVAPAQCLYLGDDLRDMQAANASGMRGIIASYGYVGADASVENWQAHDCVDDPMELIAHLTL, from the coding sequence GTGATTAAAGCAGTCCTGTTCGACCTCGACGGCACCTTCGCCGACACCGCTCCCGACCTTGCGGCCGCGCTGAACCATACCCGCGCCGTGCGCGGCCTGTCCCCCCTGCCGCTGGAAATACTGCGTCCGCAAGCTTCGCACGGCTCGCGCGGCCTGCTCAAGGTCGGCTTCGGCATCGACCCGGACGCGCCGGATTACGACACCTTGCGCGAAATCTTCCTCGACCATTACGCCAGCCACATCTGTGTGCATACCCGGTTGTTCGACGGCATCGCGCAACTGGTTGCCGAACTGGAGCGGCGCAACATCCGCTGGGGCATCGTCACCAATAAACCGCACCGCTACACCATACCGCTGATGCAGGCGCTGGGCATGTCCGACCGCGCCGCCTGTCTGGTCAGCGGCGACACCTGTGCCCACGCCAAACCGCATCCCGAACCGATGCTCAAGGCCTGCGAACTCACTGGCGTCGCGCCCGCGCAATGCCTGTATCTCGGAGACGACCTGCGCGATATGCAGGCCGCCAATGCATCCGGCATGCGCGGCATCATCGCCAGCTACGGTTATGTCGGTGCCGATGCCTCGGTCGAAAACTGGCAGGCACACGACTGCGTGGACGACCCGATGGAACTCATCGCCCATCTCACCCTCTGA